The following proteins are encoded in a genomic region of Sorangiineae bacterium MSr12523:
- a CDS encoding 2-hydroxychromene-2-carboxylate isomerase, whose product MIEFCFDFVSPYSYLAWTQVLALGKRVGHEVRLKPVLFGAILSALGTKGPAEVPAKRVYVLKDVLRLGSRAGITVTVPPAHPFNPLIALRVAGLPILSEEERVRVVDALFTAPWGRGEAIDTADAVAGVLGRAGIDAAPLLVQAATPEGKDRLRRNTDEALARGAFGVPTMFVGDEMFFGFDSFRELEAYARGEDLLAPHGEVLQRWLDLPAAAVRK is encoded by the coding sequence ATGATCGAGTTCTGCTTCGACTTTGTCTCGCCGTATTCGTACCTGGCTTGGACGCAGGTGTTGGCGCTGGGAAAGCGCGTAGGGCACGAGGTTCGGCTGAAACCGGTGCTTTTCGGCGCGATTTTGAGCGCGCTGGGGACGAAGGGGCCGGCGGAGGTGCCGGCCAAGCGGGTGTACGTGCTGAAGGACGTCTTGCGGCTGGGAAGCCGGGCCGGGATTACGGTGACGGTGCCGCCCGCGCATCCGTTCAATCCGCTGATTGCTCTGCGGGTGGCGGGGCTGCCGATTCTCTCGGAGGAAGAGCGCGTGCGGGTCGTCGATGCGCTGTTCACGGCGCCATGGGGGCGGGGGGAGGCGATCGATACGGCGGATGCCGTCGCGGGGGTGCTCGGGCGGGCCGGCATCGATGCGGCGCCGCTGTTGGTGCAGGCGGCGACCCCGGAGGGAAAGGATCGACTGCGGCGCAATACCGACGAGGCGCTGGCCCGCGGTGCTTTCGGCGTGCCGACGATGTTCGTGGGGGACGAGATGTTCTTCGGGTTCGATTCGTTCCGCGAGCTCGAAGCGTACGCGCGCGGGGAGGACCTTCTGGCACCGCACGGGGAAGTGCTGCAGCGATGGTTGGATCTTCCCGCCGCCGCGGTTCGGAAATAG
- a CDS encoding TolC family protein, translating to MKRLLGACAVMLALWPGVVSAEPEGTSRFNLAGYLQEVAKGNLELVAQRTNVTIAQAQLGIAKVFPNPQLTGGLLQYDISKKDNPTATTVQLAVPLELGGKRSSRISVAESGVSVAQADTEDFLRLLRAAAANAYIDSLHARLVLERKRRTLASLESLVAVNTQRLRVGDIGEALLVQSRVEAQQFRAQVISAEGDVRATDLALVGFMGNAAAPHMRHALDLGGDLRAAENANFDVEGLVRHAMAQRPDLRSAKRRVALARSVVDLTHANRVIDVTLGANWQHNFATSGTTNLPASDWLGGTLSVPLPFSRVYRGDLDAAYAAETQSNTIARAAEIHVEVEVRQAVARYQAASSRVKLYTQDVLSDADKVLEKTLYNYQRGGATLVEVLVAQRTVDDVYLSYYDALTDSAHTLVEVQQASAFWNFGL from the coding sequence ATGAAGCGGCTTTTGGGTGCGTGCGCCGTGATGCTGGCGTTGTGGCCGGGGGTGGTTTCGGCCGAGCCCGAGGGCACGAGTCGCTTCAACCTTGCGGGGTATTTGCAAGAGGTTGCCAAAGGGAACCTCGAGCTCGTGGCGCAACGGACGAATGTGACGATTGCGCAGGCGCAGTTGGGCATTGCCAAGGTATTTCCCAATCCGCAGCTCACGGGCGGGTTGCTGCAGTACGATATTTCGAAGAAGGACAATCCGACGGCGACCACCGTGCAACTTGCGGTGCCCTTGGAGCTCGGCGGGAAGCGCAGCTCGCGCATTTCGGTGGCGGAGAGCGGCGTATCGGTCGCACAGGCCGATACGGAGGATTTTCTGCGCCTTTTGCGGGCCGCCGCGGCGAATGCGTACATCGACTCGCTGCATGCGCGGCTGGTGCTGGAGCGGAAACGGCGCACCCTGGCGAGCCTCGAATCGCTGGTGGCGGTGAATACGCAGCGGCTTCGGGTCGGCGACATTGGTGAGGCGCTGCTGGTGCAGTCGCGGGTGGAGGCGCAGCAATTCCGCGCGCAAGTCATTTCGGCGGAGGGCGACGTTCGGGCGACGGATCTCGCGTTGGTCGGTTTCATGGGGAACGCGGCCGCGCCGCATATGCGCCATGCGCTGGATCTCGGCGGCGATTTGCGCGCCGCGGAGAATGCCAACTTCGACGTGGAGGGGCTGGTCCGCCACGCGATGGCGCAGCGGCCAGATCTCCGCTCGGCCAAACGGCGGGTGGCATTGGCGCGCTCCGTGGTGGACCTCACCCACGCGAATCGCGTCATCGACGTGACCCTGGGCGCGAATTGGCAGCACAATTTCGCGACATCGGGGACGACGAATCTTCCCGCGTCGGATTGGCTGGGCGGCACCCTGAGCGTTCCCCTCCCCTTCTCGCGCGTCTACCGCGGCGATCTCGACGCGGCCTACGCCGCCGAGACCCAATCGAACACGATTGCGCGCGCCGCGGAGATCCACGTCGAGGTAGAAGTTCGCCAGGCCGTCGCCCGCTACCAAGCCGCCTCGTCCCGCGTGAAACTGTACACGCAAGACGTGCTCTCCGATGCCGACAAGGTGCTCGAAAAGACGCTCTACAACTACCAACGCGGCGGAGCCACCCTCGTCGAAGTCCTCGTCGCCCAGCGCACCGTCGACGACGTGTACCTATCGTACTACGACGCCCTCACCGACTCCGCGCACACCTTGGTCGAAGTGCAGCAGGCTTCGGCGTTTTGGAATTTCGGGCTGTAG
- a CDS encoding isovaleryl-CoA dehydrogenase, whose protein sequence is MSTHEVFNQPPPLEGYDSLEQDRALVDGITRHGADWAMSRIRDVGVLATGEAMLWGTQANRYSPELRTHDRYGHRIDEVEFHPAWHRLMQASVGHGLHALPWQDPRPGAHVARAAMIYLMSQAEQGHQCPITMTFAAVPALRAQPELADEWVPRLTSSEYDPRCIPASQKKGALSGMAMTEKQGGSDVRANTTRARPLGNASGPGAEYAIVGHKWFCSAPMCDVFLVLAHTERGLSCFLLPRWRPDGTRNAFHIQRLKDKLGDRSNASSEVEFHGAWARMVGEEGRGVKTIIEMVSHTRLDCVTGSAAVMRQAVAQATHHAAHRSAFGKRLLEQPLMQNVLADLAIEQEAATMLFLRLARAYDDSPADAEQRAFARIATAIGKYWVCKRTPPVIAEALECHGGSGFVEESILPRLFRQSPLNSIWEGSGNVMCLDVLRAMAREPEGVVALRNELSLARGTDRHFDAYLERLDRDLSDLTDVESRGRILVERLALALQGSLLLRHGHPAVLAAFIRSRIQGDHGTAFGTLPSGIDRVAILDRARPKV, encoded by the coding sequence ATGAGCACGCACGAGGTTTTCAATCAGCCGCCCCCGCTCGAAGGCTACGATTCGCTCGAGCAAGACCGGGCGCTCGTCGATGGCATCACGCGGCACGGAGCCGATTGGGCAATGTCACGCATTCGTGACGTGGGTGTGCTCGCGACCGGCGAGGCGATGCTCTGGGGCACGCAAGCGAACCGCTACTCTCCGGAGCTGCGCACGCACGATCGCTACGGCCACCGCATCGACGAGGTGGAGTTCCACCCGGCTTGGCATCGCCTGATGCAAGCTTCCGTCGGGCACGGCCTGCACGCATTGCCGTGGCAGGACCCTCGCCCCGGCGCCCACGTTGCGCGCGCGGCCATGATTTACCTCATGTCGCAAGCGGAGCAGGGACACCAGTGCCCCATCACGATGACCTTCGCCGCCGTTCCCGCGCTGCGTGCACAGCCCGAGCTCGCAGACGAATGGGTCCCGCGCCTCACGTCGTCCGAGTACGATCCGCGCTGCATCCCCGCATCGCAGAAGAAGGGCGCCCTCAGCGGCATGGCCATGACCGAGAAGCAGGGCGGTTCCGACGTCCGCGCGAACACCACGCGAGCGCGCCCGTTGGGCAATGCCTCGGGACCCGGCGCCGAATACGCCATCGTGGGCCACAAATGGTTCTGCAGCGCCCCCATGTGCGACGTGTTCCTGGTGCTCGCGCACACCGAGCGCGGTCTCTCCTGTTTTCTCTTGCCGCGATGGCGCCCCGACGGCACGCGCAACGCGTTCCACATTCAGCGCCTCAAGGACAAACTGGGCGACCGCTCCAATGCCTCCAGCGAGGTCGAGTTCCACGGCGCCTGGGCGCGCATGGTCGGTGAAGAAGGGCGCGGTGTGAAGACCATCATCGAGATGGTGAGCCACACGCGCCTCGACTGCGTGACGGGTTCGGCGGCGGTCATGCGCCAGGCCGTTGCCCAGGCAACACATCACGCCGCCCACCGCAGCGCCTTCGGCAAGCGCCTGCTCGAGCAGCCGCTGATGCAAAACGTGCTGGCCGACCTGGCCATCGAGCAGGAAGCCGCCACGATGCTCTTTTTGCGCCTTGCTCGCGCGTACGACGACTCGCCGGCCGACGCCGAGCAGCGCGCCTTTGCGCGCATCGCCACGGCAATTGGCAAGTACTGGGTCTGCAAGCGCACCCCGCCCGTCATCGCCGAGGCGCTCGAGTGCCACGGCGGCTCCGGCTTCGTGGAAGAGTCGATCCTGCCGCGCCTCTTTCGCCAATCGCCGCTCAACTCCATCTGGGAAGGCTCGGGCAACGTCATGTGCCTCGATGTGCTGCGCGCCATGGCACGCGAGCCCGAGGGCGTCGTCGCCCTTCGCAACGAGCTATCCCTTGCCCGCGGCACCGACCGCCACTTCGACGCCTATTTGGAGCGCCTCGACCGCGATCTCTCCGACCTCACCGACGTCGAATCCCGCGGCCGCATCCTGGTCGAGCGCCTCGCCCTCGCCCTCCAAGGTTCGCTCCTCCTCCGCCACGGCCACCCCGCCGTGCTGGCCGCCTTCATCCGCTCCCGCATCCAAGGCGACCACGGCACCGCCTTCGGCACCTTGCCATCCGGCATCGACCGCGTCGCCATCCTCGATCGAGCGCGCCCCAAGGTTTAG
- a CDS encoding Uma2 family endonuclease encodes MASAPVLHNPVRRLRRAEYETLAETGAFENERVELLYGTIVHMSPKGIAHDRAIERLNELLLLQLAGRVAVRIQSAFAASDGSEPEPDIAIVPRDEHRTAHPDKAFLLIEVADSSLLTDRTTKAQLYAECGVPEYWVVNVRDGIVEVHTEIVAGAYTRLQPYRPGGILRPTAFPDAEIRVSDIL; translated from the coding sequence ATGGCCTCCGCACCGGTCCTGCACAACCCCGTCCGTCGGCTTCGCCGCGCCGAGTACGAGACGTTGGCAGAGACAGGGGCGTTCGAAAATGAGCGTGTCGAGTTGCTCTATGGCACCATCGTCCACATGAGCCCGAAAGGCATCGCTCATGATCGGGCGATCGAGCGGCTGAACGAGTTGCTTCTGTTGCAATTGGCGGGGCGAGTCGCCGTTCGGATTCAGAGTGCCTTTGCGGCCTCGGATGGCTCCGAGCCGGAACCCGATATTGCCATCGTGCCGCGCGACGAGCATCGCACCGCCCACCCCGACAAGGCCTTCCTCCTCATCGAAGTCGCCGACAGCTCCCTCCTCACGGACCGCACCACCAAAGCGCAGCTCTACGCCGAGTGCGGCGTCCCCGAATACTGGGTCGTCAACGTGCGCGACGGCATCGTCGAGGTGCACACGGAAATCGTAGCCGGCGCCTATACCCGGCTCCAGCCATACCGCCCCGGCGGCATCCTCCGCCCCACCGCGTTCCCGGACGCCGAAATCCGCGTCAGCGACATTCTCTAG
- a CDS encoding efflux RND transporter periplasmic adaptor subunit, with protein sequence MRRVRFSPFKFALLLCGASSVLFAACKRGEQATPEGTAPVPTVEHHNGKVFVPEGSPLRQRIEVKPAEMKSIERHIVAPSTVEAEPTRLAKIAPPLAGRIVKLFVHFGDSVKAGAPLFTIDSPDLVAAQSDYLKAKSAFAQAERDVARQKDLVDHGIGAQKELEQAQTDRETAKSELERTTTRLHLLGVGPGNVGGPMTVRSPIAGRVIDLSTAPGQFQNDPASILMIVADLSNVWVTANIQEKDIRRVHQGDDAVATFTAYPGESFPGKVAFVGDLLDAETRTIKVRIGFDNPDSRLKPAMFATVSFHGKAVPELVVPVASVVIASDKSHVFFETGPWEFERRPVTVGDQVGDQFIVVKGIEAGQRIVTANAVLLP encoded by the coding sequence ATGCGGCGCGTGCGGTTCTCGCCCTTCAAATTTGCCCTGCTCCTATGTGGCGCAAGCAGCGTTCTCTTCGCAGCCTGCAAGCGCGGCGAGCAGGCCACCCCCGAGGGCACGGCCCCGGTCCCCACGGTCGAGCACCACAACGGCAAGGTCTTCGTGCCGGAAGGTTCTCCGTTGCGCCAACGCATCGAGGTGAAGCCGGCCGAGATGAAATCGATCGAGCGGCATATCGTCGCGCCGTCGACGGTCGAGGCCGAGCCCACGCGCCTCGCCAAAATTGCCCCGCCGCTGGCCGGACGCATCGTCAAACTGTTCGTGCACTTCGGCGACTCGGTCAAGGCAGGCGCGCCGCTCTTCACCATCGATTCGCCCGATTTGGTGGCCGCACAAAGCGACTACTTGAAGGCCAAATCCGCCTTTGCCCAAGCCGAACGCGACGTGGCTCGGCAGAAAGATCTCGTCGATCACGGCATCGGCGCGCAAAAAGAACTGGAGCAGGCTCAGACGGATCGCGAGACCGCGAAGAGCGAGCTCGAACGCACCACGACCCGGTTGCATCTGCTCGGCGTCGGGCCGGGCAACGTCGGCGGGCCGATGACGGTGCGCTCGCCCATTGCGGGACGGGTGATCGATCTTTCGACGGCGCCGGGCCAGTTCCAGAACGACCCGGCGAGCATTCTGATGATCGTGGCCGATCTCTCCAACGTGTGGGTCACCGCGAACATTCAGGAAAAGGACATCCGCCGCGTGCACCAAGGCGACGATGCGGTGGCGACCTTCACCGCGTACCCGGGCGAGTCGTTCCCCGGCAAGGTCGCCTTCGTCGGCGATCTGCTGGATGCGGAGACGCGCACCATCAAAGTGCGCATCGGGTTCGACAATCCGGATTCGCGCCTCAAGCCGGCGATGTTTGCCACGGTGAGCTTTCACGGCAAAGCGGTGCCGGAGCTGGTGGTGCCGGTGGCGAGCGTGGTGATTGCCTCCGACAAGAGCCATGTCTTCTTCGAGACGGGGCCGTGGGAGTTCGAGAGGCGCCCGGTCACGGTGGGTGACCAGGTGGGCGACCAATTCATCGTGGTGAAAGGTATCGAGGCCGGGCAGCGCATCGTCACCGCGAACGCCGTGCTTTTGCCATGA
- the thrS gene encoding threonine--tRNA ligase produces the protein MSAKQTPKQLLLSQGKLDKDIVAVTIGGKLFDLHTPVETTDPTALTPVRATEPLGLEVIRHSTAHVMADAVQRLFPGTKVTIGPAIEDGFYYDFDKPNGPFTEEDLAKIEETMRAIVKEDTEFRREVIARDAAIRLFKEMGETYKVDIIERRPVDEELTLYRHGKPDHEWVDFCAGPHVPRTGLLKAVKLTSVAGAYWRGDERNPMLQRIYGTAFPSQDALKEHLRQLEEAKARDHRKVGKELELFLFDPVAPAMPFFLPKGAFVYNKLFEYMRDLYVKQGYDEVITPQLFDPKLFRTSGHLGHYSENMYRVWTEDLLAEMTDEEKAKGFDAVAEKLRSQSFGIKPMNCPSHCAIFGARKRSYRELPWRVADFGRLHRYERGGTLHGLSRVRSFCQDDAHIFCAEEQVGAETKAFLDFFYQVYRTFGFEKIDVKLATRPDSRIGSDELWDRAEAALAEGLKAAGIEYEISEGEGAFYGPKLEFHVQDVLKRSWQLGTFQYDPNLPERFDLSYIGTDGKEHRPVMLHRAIFGSLERFFAIYLEHCAGNFPTWLSPRQAIVLTVSDKVDSYALESRDKLIARGIRADIDNSADKLGAKIRNARLARYPYLCVVGQKEAETGTLGVRSRDRGELGAISFDEFAEMVVRESQP, from the coding sequence ATGAGCGCCAAGCAAACACCGAAACAACTTCTTCTCTCCCAGGGCAAGCTCGACAAAGACATCGTCGCCGTCACGATCGGCGGCAAGCTCTTCGACCTTCACACGCCCGTCGAGACCACGGACCCGACTGCGCTCACGCCCGTTCGTGCCACGGAGCCTCTTGGCCTCGAGGTCATCCGCCACTCCACCGCCCACGTCATGGCGGATGCGGTGCAGCGCCTTTTCCCCGGCACCAAGGTCACCATCGGCCCGGCCATCGAGGACGGCTTTTACTACGACTTCGACAAGCCCAATGGGCCCTTCACCGAAGAAGACCTCGCGAAGATCGAAGAGACGATGCGCGCCATCGTCAAAGAGGACACCGAGTTCCGGCGCGAGGTCATCGCGCGCGATGCGGCCATCCGTCTCTTCAAGGAGATGGGCGAGACCTACAAGGTCGACATCATCGAGCGCCGCCCCGTCGACGAAGAGCTCACGCTCTACCGCCACGGCAAACCGGACCACGAATGGGTCGACTTTTGCGCCGGCCCGCACGTCCCGCGCACCGGCTTGCTCAAAGCCGTGAAGCTCACCAGCGTGGCCGGCGCCTACTGGCGCGGCGACGAACGCAACCCGATGCTCCAGCGCATCTACGGCACCGCGTTCCCCTCGCAGGATGCCCTCAAAGAGCACCTGCGCCAGCTCGAAGAAGCCAAGGCCCGTGACCACCGCAAGGTCGGCAAAGAGCTCGAGCTCTTTCTCTTCGACCCCGTCGCACCGGCCATGCCGTTTTTCCTGCCGAAGGGCGCCTTCGTCTACAACAAGCTCTTCGAGTACATGCGCGACCTCTACGTCAAGCAAGGCTACGACGAGGTCATCACCCCGCAGCTCTTCGACCCGAAGCTATTTCGCACCAGCGGCCACCTCGGTCACTACAGCGAGAACATGTACCGCGTGTGGACCGAGGACCTCCTCGCCGAAATGACCGACGAAGAGAAGGCCAAAGGCTTCGACGCCGTCGCCGAGAAATTGCGGTCGCAGTCGTTCGGCATCAAGCCGATGAACTGCCCGAGCCACTGCGCCATCTTCGGAGCGCGCAAGCGCTCGTACCGCGAGCTTCCCTGGCGCGTCGCCGACTTCGGCCGCCTTCACCGCTACGAGCGTGGCGGCACCCTTCACGGATTGTCGCGCGTCCGCAGTTTCTGCCAGGACGACGCCCACATCTTTTGCGCCGAGGAGCAGGTTGGCGCCGAAACCAAGGCGTTTCTCGACTTTTTCTACCAGGTGTACCGCACGTTCGGCTTCGAGAAGATCGACGTCAAGCTCGCCACCCGCCCCGACAGCCGCATCGGCTCCGACGAACTTTGGGACCGCGCCGAGGCCGCCCTGGCCGAAGGCCTCAAAGCCGCCGGCATCGAGTACGAAATCTCCGAAGGGGAGGGCGCCTTCTACGGGCCGAAGCTCGAATTCCACGTGCAAGATGTCCTGAAGCGCAGCTGGCAGCTCGGCACGTTCCAGTACGATCCGAACCTGCCCGAGCGCTTCGACCTGAGTTACATCGGGACGGACGGCAAAGAACACCGCCCGGTCATGCTCCACCGCGCGATTTTTGGCTCCCTGGAGCGCTTTTTCGCCATCTACCTGGAGCACTGCGCCGGAAATTTCCCGACCTGGCTCTCGCCGAGGCAAGCCATCGTGCTTACCGTCAGCGACAAAGTGGATTCCTACGCCCTGGAAAGCCGAGACAAGCTGATCGCGCGCGGCATTCGCGCCGACATCGACAACAGCGCAGACAAGCTCGGCGCCAAGATCCGCAACGCCCGCCTCGCCCGCTACCCCTACCTGTGTGTCGTGGGCCAAAAAGAGGCAGAAACCGGCACCTTGGGCGTTCGCTCCCGCGACCGCGGCGAGCTCGGTGCCATTTCCTTCGACGAATTCGCCGAAATGGTCGTGCGTGAAAGCCAGCCTTAA
- a CDS encoding CusA/CzcA family heavy metal efflux RND transporter yields the protein MINRLVAICLQKRWLMLAVFAMVAIFGYYSFTTLAIEAYPDIADTTAQVITQYPGHAAEEVEEQITVPIERELNGIPGLHVMRSRSTFGLSLITLVFRDGVEDYWARTRIRERVSGVELPEGATPTLDPLTSPTGEIFRYVLQGPSHSQRELKELQQWLVIPTIKQVFGVADVTNFGGETTQFQLALDPARLAQYGLGLSQVVDAIKANNANAGGSVLVRGDQAAVVRGIGLVRNLDDLGNVVVSESHGTPVFVRNLGTLKLGALTRNGIAGRDEDADVITGIVLLLRGVNPSVALDGIHEKVDALNNGLLPPDVKVVPYLDRTDLVHTTLSTVSHTLLEGMGLVIIVLMLFLGSVRSALIVALTIPLSLLIAFILMATTDIPANLLSLGAIDFGVIVDGAVVVLENMLRKREEDSTSILTLDDAREAASQVARPMFFATVIIVTAYLPLFAFQRVEKKLFTPMAYTIGYALAGAALCALALIPGLAYGVLRKPRKVFHNPVLTRLGHAYERYLGVLVRRPWASIVPGICALGLGVVLSLVIGREFLPQLDEGSIWLQVTLPPGISLQKASDMASEIRLATKEFPEVTKVVTQLGRNDDGTDSWTPSHIEASVGLRPYATWAHGKTKHDLIVQLSERYEKIPGVVVGFSQPMIDGVNDKIAGAHSELVIKVFGKDFAEMRRIAEGIVEVLKATPGSADVSIDQEPPLPQLQILVDREAAARVGVNVTDIADLIEIGIGGRPVGQIFQGERRYDITARFIEPVRNSEETIGNLTLSAPASGARIPLSQVASIGFRTGESTITREGNGRHLTVKLNLRGRDLASFLEDAHQRIDRDVKFDRQLYKVKWGGQFENQQRAQARLAIIVPLALGLIFLLLYGAFGTLRHAAMILASVPLALVGGMIALLLRGMTLNVSSAVGFIALFGVAVQNGVIMVSNLNHMKEKLSLGEAVIHGAKDRLRPVLMTATVATLGLLPAALARGIGSDVQRPLATVVVGGLVTATVLTLLVLPALYYVVERRVSGRSET from the coding sequence ATGATCAACCGACTCGTTGCCATTTGCCTTCAAAAGCGATGGCTGATGCTGGCCGTTTTCGCGATGGTGGCCATCTTCGGCTATTACTCGTTTACCACGTTGGCCATCGAGGCATATCCCGATATTGCGGATACGACCGCCCAGGTCATTACGCAGTATCCGGGGCACGCCGCCGAGGAAGTGGAAGAGCAGATCACGGTGCCCATCGAGCGCGAGCTCAATGGCATTCCGGGCCTGCACGTGATGCGCTCGCGGAGCACGTTCGGGCTCTCGCTCATCACGTTGGTATTCCGCGACGGGGTGGAAGACTATTGGGCGCGCACGCGCATTCGAGAGCGCGTGTCCGGGGTGGAGCTGCCCGAGGGCGCGACGCCGACGCTCGATCCGCTGACGTCGCCGACCGGCGAGATTTTCCGCTACGTGCTCCAGGGCCCCTCGCACTCGCAGCGGGAGCTGAAAGAGCTGCAGCAATGGCTGGTCATTCCCACGATCAAACAGGTCTTCGGCGTGGCCGACGTGACCAACTTCGGCGGGGAGACGACACAATTCCAATTGGCGCTGGACCCTGCGCGGCTGGCTCAATATGGATTGGGATTGAGCCAGGTGGTGGACGCCATCAAAGCCAACAACGCGAACGCCGGCGGCAGCGTTCTCGTGCGCGGCGATCAGGCGGCGGTGGTCCGCGGCATCGGGCTCGTGCGCAATCTGGACGACTTGGGCAACGTCGTGGTGAGCGAAAGCCACGGCACTCCCGTTTTCGTGCGCAATTTGGGCACGCTGAAATTGGGCGCGCTCACGCGCAACGGCATCGCGGGGCGCGACGAAGATGCCGACGTGATCACCGGCATCGTGCTCCTTTTGCGCGGGGTCAATCCCTCGGTGGCACTGGATGGCATTCACGAGAAGGTGGATGCTCTCAACAATGGGCTGTTGCCACCGGACGTGAAGGTGGTTCCGTATTTGGACCGGACGGACTTGGTCCATACGACATTGTCGACCGTCTCGCATACGCTGCTCGAGGGCATGGGGCTCGTCATCATCGTGCTCATGCTCTTTCTGGGCAGCGTGCGCAGCGCGCTCATCGTCGCCTTGACGATTCCGCTGTCGCTCCTGATTGCGTTCATCCTCATGGCCACGACGGACATTCCGGCCAATCTGTTGTCGCTGGGCGCCATCGATTTCGGCGTCATCGTGGACGGCGCGGTGGTGGTGCTGGAGAACATGCTTCGCAAGCGCGAGGAGGACTCCACCTCCATTTTGACCCTCGACGATGCGCGCGAGGCCGCGAGCCAGGTGGCGCGGCCGATGTTCTTCGCCACGGTCATCATCGTGACCGCGTACTTGCCGCTGTTTGCTTTTCAGCGCGTGGAGAAAAAGCTCTTCACGCCGATGGCGTACACGATTGGCTACGCGCTGGCCGGTGCCGCCTTGTGCGCGCTGGCGCTCATTCCAGGGTTGGCCTATGGCGTATTGCGAAAGCCGCGCAAGGTCTTTCACAATCCCGTGTTGACGCGGCTCGGGCATGCGTACGAGCGGTATTTGGGTGTGCTGGTGCGCCGGCCATGGGCATCCATCGTACCGGGGATCTGTGCGCTGGGATTGGGCGTGGTGTTGAGCCTGGTCATCGGGCGGGAGTTCTTGCCGCAGTTGGACGAAGGCTCGATTTGGCTCCAGGTGACGTTGCCGCCCGGGATTTCGCTGCAGAAGGCCAGCGACATGGCCAGCGAGATCCGATTGGCCACCAAGGAGTTTCCCGAGGTGACCAAAGTGGTGACGCAGCTCGGACGCAACGACGATGGGACGGACTCGTGGACGCCATCGCACATCGAGGCGTCCGTGGGCCTGCGGCCTTACGCAACGTGGGCGCACGGAAAGACGAAGCACGACTTGATCGTGCAATTGTCCGAGCGCTACGAGAAGATTCCGGGGGTCGTGGTCGGATTTTCGCAGCCGATGATCGACGGCGTGAACGACAAGATCGCGGGCGCGCACAGCGAGCTGGTGATCAAGGTGTTCGGAAAGGACTTCGCGGAGATGCGGCGCATCGCCGAGGGCATCGTGGAGGTGCTCAAGGCGACGCCGGGAAGCGCCGACGTGTCGATCGATCAGGAGCCGCCACTTCCGCAGCTGCAAATTTTGGTCGATCGCGAGGCGGCGGCGCGCGTTGGCGTGAATGTGACCGACATTGCCGATCTCATCGAGATTGGCATTGGCGGCCGGCCGGTGGGCCAAATTTTCCAGGGGGAGAGGCGATACGACATTACCGCGCGTTTCATCGAACCGGTGCGCAACAGCGAAGAGACGATTGGCAATTTGACCTTGAGCGCGCCGGCCAGCGGCGCGCGAATTCCATTGTCGCAAGTGGCCTCGATTGGCTTTCGCACGGGCGAGAGCACGATCACTCGGGAGGGCAATGGGCGGCACCTCACGGTGAAACTGAATTTGCGCGGGCGCGATCTGGCGTCGTTCCTGGAGGATGCACACCAGCGAATCGATCGCGACGTGAAGTTCGATCGGCAGCTCTACAAAGTGAAATGGGGCGGGCAGTTCGAGAATCAGCAGCGTGCGCAGGCGCGACTGGCCATCATCGTGCCCTTGGCCTTGGGTCTCATCTTTCTGCTGCTCTATGGGGCATTCGGGACGTTGCGGCACGCGGCGATGATTCTGGCCAGTGTGCCGCTGGCGTTGGTGGGCGGGATGATTGCGCTGCTCCTTCGGGGAATGACGCTCAACGTGTCCAGCGCGGTGGGCTTCATTGCGCTGTTTGGCGTGGCCGTTCAGAACGGGGTCATCATGGTATCCAATTTGAATCATATGAAGGAGAAGCTCTCGCTGGGCGAGGCGGTGATTCATGGCGCCAAGGACCGATTGCGCCCCGTGTTGATGACGGCCACGGTGGCCACCTTGGGGCTTTTGCCCGCGGCGCTGGCGCGGGGAATTGGCTCCGACGTGCAACGGCCGCTGGCCACGGTGGTCGTGGGCGGGCTGGTCACGGCAACCGTGTTGACCTTGTTGGTGCTGCCTGCCCTGTATTACGTGGTGGAGCGGCGCGTGTCGGGGAGAAGCGAAACATGA